GGGTGATACCGGCAGTGCGGTGGCATCGGCATTTCACAATGTGGACCGGATCCGGATGGTGGTGCTGTTCCCGCTCGCGGAGGTTTCGGACCGGCAGCGCCGGCAGATGACCACCCTTGGCGGCAATGTCACAACCATCGGGATTGACGGCAAGTTTGATGACTGCCAGGCGCTGGTCAAGCAGGCGTTTGCCGACCCGGGGCTCAATCACATCCGCTTCTCCTCAGCCAACTCAATCAACATCGGCCGGCTCCTGCCCCAGTCGGTCTACTACTTCTATGCCGCCAGCCGGCTTACGGCGAAGGGTGAAAGACTGGTGGTTGCGGTGCCCTCAGGGAACTTCGGCAACATGTGTGCAGGCATGCTTGCCTGGCGGATGGGGCTGCCGGCGCAGAGGTTTGTGATCGCCACGAACGAGAATGACGAATTTCCCAGATTCCTTGCCACCGGCCGATACGAAAAGATTGTCCCCTCGCGCAAGTGCATCTCCAATGCGATGAATGTGGGCCATCCCTCCAATCTTCCCCGTCTGGTTGCGCTTTATGGCGGGGTGATGGATGAGCAGGGGAATGTAAAAAAGGAGCCGGACTTTGGGGCGATGCGGCAGGAGATGTTTGCCGCAAGTATCACCGATGAGCAGACCCGGCAGACAATCGTGGACACCTGGCAGCGTTATCACATCCTGCTTGAACCCCACGGTGCGGTCGGCTGGTTCGGGCTGGAGCGGTATCTGGAAATGGCACCGGCAGAGCCGGCGGTCGCAATTGAAACCGCCCATCCGGCAAAGTTTCCTGAGGAGATCAGGTCACTGCTCGGGATTGAACCTGAGCTGCCGCCCAGCCTTGCCGGACTGGACACGAAGCCGGAGTATTACGAGACCGGACCGGCAGATTACCGGTGGTTCAGGGAGTTTCTGCAGAGCCGGCTGAAATGAAATACCTGATTTTTCTCGGCGACGGCATGGCTGACTATCCCCTGCCGGAGCTTGATGGCAGGACTCCACTCCAGGTGGCAAACAAGCCGGTGATTGACCGGCTCGCCCGGCTGGGCAGAAACGGCACCTTTGTTACGGTTGAGCCGGACATGCCGCCCGGTTCCGAGGTTGCCAACCTCACCGTGCTCGGCTACGATCCGAAGCGCTACTATCAGGGCCGGGGTGTGATTGAGGCGGCGAGTTTAGGTGTGAAACTTGAACCGGAGGATGTTGCCCTGCGCTGTAACCTGCTCTGCATCAAGGATGGCAGGATCAAGAACCATTCTGCAGGCCATATCTCAACTGAGGAGGCACAGCTATTGATTGAGGAGCTCAACCGCCGGCTGGCAACCCCTGAGATCAGGTTCTTTCCCGGCTTCACCTACCGCCACCTGTGCGTGCTGAAGAATGGCTCGCCGGAGCTGGAGTGCTTTCCACCTCATGACCATGTGGGTGAGAGTGCCCTGGAACTTCTGCCCCGGGCGAAGTCACCGGCAGCCGAGGAGACCGCACAGCTGCTGCGGGAGCTGATTCTCAAATCCTGGGAGATTCTGCCCGGTCAGGCGGTCAACCTCAACCGCACCCTGCAGGGTAAGGACCCGGCAAACTCAATCTGGTTCTGGTC
This is a stretch of genomic DNA from candidate division WOR-3 bacterium. It encodes these proteins:
- the thrC gene encoding threonine synthase, producing MRFYSTNLQAPPVDLRQALLTGQAPDKGLYMPENIPLIPADEVYSWRDQPYPEVAFAVMRRWTGGLLTDDELLKICHECYDYPVPLERVTGRRYLLRLDQGPTASFKDFAARMMARLLRHIMQTEGGELVILTATSGDTGSAVASAFHNVDRIRMVVLFPLAEVSDRQRRQMTTLGGNVTTIGIDGKFDDCQALVKQAFADPGLNHIRFSSANSINIGRLLPQSVYYFYAASRLTAKGERLVVAVPSGNFGNMCAGMLAWRMGLPAQRFVIATNENDEFPRFLATGRYEKIVPSRKCISNAMNVGHPSNLPRLVALYGGVMDEQGNVKKEPDFGAMRQEMFAASITDEQTRQTIVDTWQRYHILLEPHGAVGWFGLERYLEMAPAEPAVAIETAHPAKFPEEIRSLLGIEPELPPSLAGLDTKPEYYETGPADYRWFREFLQSRLK
- a CDS encoding cofactor-independent phosphoglycerate mutase; translated protein: MKYLIFLGDGMADYPLPELDGRTPLQVANKPVIDRLARLGRNGTFVTVEPDMPPGSEVANLTVLGYDPKRYYQGRGVIEAASLGVKLEPEDVALRCNLLCIKDGRIKNHSAGHISTEEAQLLIEELNRRLATPEIRFFPGFTYRHLCVLKNGSPELECFPPHDHVGESALELLPRAKSPAAEETAQLLRELILKSWEILPGQAVNLNRTLQGKDPANSIWFWSPGRKPQMPTYQELYGFKGAVIAAVDLIKGLGVYAGFDVIEVPGATGLLDTNYEGKADAARGALADHDFVFVHLEAPDEAGHSRDVRQKIEAIERFDARLVARVMRGIEERGLEVAVAVLPDHLTPVARGNHVHGPVPVTIYHPHLSPDRVEQFDEVSATRGILGELHGDQFIRTFLQRR